One window from the genome of Paraconexibacter algicola encodes:
- a CDS encoding flavin-containing monooxygenase, translating into MSDPQLRTPRVAIIGAGMSGIGMGCDLRRAGIETFRIFEKWDGVGGTWHANTYPGLHCDVPSRNYQFRFAPNPNWSRVFSPGPEIRAYLERVVDDFQLRDRISLRTEVDEAVWDEDRHVWTLTTKAGEVSEWDFVITACGGLVETRTPDIPGLDDFEGARFHSAEWDHSVPLEGKRVAVIGTGSTGMQITKGLAGVAGHFELYQRTPQWILPIPNRRYTRLTKWAMRRFGDQLEPLFFAGHQKLTEGSFGVAVVQPGWQRRLLSWMCRKHLDWTVRDPELRRRFTPDDLPMCKRLIIGTGFYQLFRRPDVELVDVGIDHIEARGIVTTDGVLHEQDVIVTATGFNAHQFVRPMELVGLEGRRLSDAWGEREPYGYRSVAIPGFPNVFMLIGPHSPFGNQSLFIISETQRAFAMGWIERWRRGEIAWATPTDEAAERFNAEMKQALPNTIWTSGCSSWYIGKDGLPSVWPWQASHHREILREPEPADWLVEQPREREPAHA; encoded by the coding sequence ATGAGCGATCCCCAGCTGCGCACGCCGCGCGTCGCGATCATCGGCGCCGGCATGTCGGGCATCGGCATGGGCTGCGACCTGCGCCGGGCCGGCATCGAGACCTTCCGCATCTTCGAGAAGTGGGACGGCGTCGGGGGCACCTGGCACGCCAACACCTACCCCGGCCTGCACTGCGACGTCCCCTCCCGCAACTACCAGTTCCGCTTCGCGCCGAACCCGAACTGGTCGCGCGTGTTCTCCCCGGGTCCCGAGATCCGGGCCTACCTCGAGCGCGTCGTCGACGACTTCCAGCTGCGCGACCGCATCTCGCTGCGCACCGAGGTCGACGAGGCGGTCTGGGACGAGGACCGTCACGTCTGGACGCTCACCACGAAGGCCGGCGAGGTCAGCGAGTGGGACTTCGTCATCACCGCCTGCGGCGGCCTCGTCGAGACCCGCACGCCGGACATCCCCGGCCTCGACGACTTCGAGGGCGCGCGCTTCCACTCCGCCGAGTGGGACCACTCCGTGCCGCTGGAGGGCAAGCGCGTCGCCGTCATCGGCACCGGCTCGACCGGCATGCAGATCACCAAGGGCCTCGCCGGGGTCGCCGGGCACTTCGAGCTGTACCAGCGCACCCCCCAGTGGATCCTGCCGATCCCCAACCGCCGCTACACCCGGCTCACGAAGTGGGCGATGCGCCGCTTCGGCGACCAGCTCGAGCCGCTGTTCTTCGCCGGCCACCAGAAGCTCACCGAGGGGTCCTTCGGCGTCGCCGTCGTCCAGCCCGGCTGGCAGCGCCGCCTGCTGTCGTGGATGTGCCGCAAGCACCTGGACTGGACGGTCCGCGACCCCGAGCTGCGGCGCCGCTTCACGCCCGACGACCTGCCGATGTGCAAGCGGCTGATCATCGGGACGGGCTTCTACCAGCTGTTCCGCCGGCCGGACGTCGAGCTCGTCGACGTCGGCATCGACCACATCGAGGCGCGCGGCATCGTCACCACCGACGGCGTCCTGCACGAGCAGGACGTGATCGTCACCGCGACCGGCTTCAACGCCCACCAGTTCGTGCGCCCGATGGAGCTCGTCGGCCTCGAGGGCCGGCGGCTGTCCGACGCGTGGGGCGAGCGGGAGCCCTACGGCTACCGCTCCGTCGCGATCCCCGGGTTCCCGAACGTCTTCATGCTCATCGGGCCGCACTCGCCGTTCGGCAACCAGTCGCTGTTCATCATCAGCGAGACCCAGCGCGCGTTCGCGATGGGGTGGATCGAGCGGTGGCGCCGCGGCGAGATCGCGTGGGCGACCCCGACCGACGAGGCCGCCGAGCGGTTCAACGCGGAGATGAAGCAGGCACTGCCGAACACGATCTGGACCAGCGGCTGCTCCTCCTGGTACATCGGCAAGGACGGCCTGCCGTCGGTGTGGCCGTGGCAGGCCTCCCATCACCGCGAGATCCTGCGCGAGCCCGAGCCCGCCGACTGGCTCGTCGAGCAGCCGCGCGAGCGCGAGCCCGCGCACGCGTAG
- a CDS encoding macrolide family glycosyltransferase has product MHLVMAGVTAPSHVYPSLALIRELVSRGHDVRYAVGDRLADLVAPTGATVSPYRSVLPTTDEAWSGDPGEAMQLFLDEARAGFDALVDGPAPDAVLYDIGGLGARIAAHRWGVPAIQLSPAMVAWDGYREETAEFTAQLKASASGARYFASLGAWLHEHGVTLDVDDYLGLPPACVALLPRVLQPHADRVGPHVVFAGPCVDEGRRTGFVPPAGDRPLAYVALGTSYTDRPDLYRAAVDGLADAYRVVLATGKVDPATLGPLPDGVVAARAQPQLDVLDHAAVFVTHAGMGSASEALWAGVPTVALPQAVDQFTNAEQLACAGAGVVLAEDAVTPAGVRAAVDAAVALAPRARTLREQVRSAGGVVACADAVERLVGAGLGA; this is encoded by the coding sequence ATGCACCTCGTCATGGCCGGCGTCACCGCGCCCAGCCACGTCTACCCGAGCCTCGCGCTGATCCGCGAGCTCGTCTCCCGCGGACACGACGTCCGCTACGCCGTCGGCGACCGCCTCGCCGACCTCGTCGCCCCGACCGGGGCGACCGTCTCCCCCTACCGCTCCGTGCTGCCGACCACCGACGAGGCGTGGTCCGGCGACCCGGGCGAGGCGATGCAGCTGTTCCTCGACGAGGCCCGCGCCGGCTTCGACGCGCTCGTGGACGGCCCCGCCCCGGACGCCGTGCTCTACGACATCGGCGGGCTCGGGGCGCGGATCGCCGCGCACCGCTGGGGCGTGCCCGCGATCCAGCTGTCCCCCGCGATGGTCGCCTGGGACGGCTACCGCGAGGAGACGGCCGAGTTCACCGCGCAGCTGAAGGCGTCGGCGAGCGGGGCCCGCTACTTCGCGTCGCTCGGCGCGTGGCTGCACGAACACGGCGTGACGCTCGACGTCGACGACTACCTCGGGCTGCCGCCCGCGTGCGTGGCGCTGCTGCCGCGGGTGCTGCAGCCGCACGCCGACCGGGTCGGCCCGCACGTGGTGTTCGCCGGACCATGTGTCGACGAGGGTCGCCGCACGGGGTTCGTGCCGCCGGCCGGTGACCGGCCGCTGGCGTACGTGGCGCTCGGCACCTCCTACACGGACCGGCCGGACCTCTACCGCGCCGCGGTCGACGGGCTCGCCGACGCCTACCGCGTGGTCCTCGCCACCGGCAAGGTCGACCCGGCGACGCTCGGCCCGCTGCCCGACGGGGTGGTCGCGGCGCGTGCGCAGCCGCAGCTCGACGTGCTCGACCACGCGGCCGTGTTCGTCACGCACGCGGGCATGGGCTCGGCCTCGGAGGCGCTCTGGGCGGGCGTGCCGACCGTCGCGCTGCCCCAGGCCGTCGACCAGTTCACCAACGCCGAGCAGCTGGCCTGCGCCGGGGCGGGCGTCGTCCTCGCCGAGGACGCGGTCACCCCGGCGGGGGTGCGGGCGGCGGTCGACGCGGCCGTCGCGCTCGCCCCGCGGGCCCGGACGCTGCGCGAGCAGGTGCGCTCCGCGGGCGGGGTCGTCGCCTGCGCGGACGCGGTCGAGCGGCTCGTCGGCGCCGGGCTCGGCGCCTGA
- a CDS encoding TetR/AcrR family transcriptional regulator, whose product MAARTRRPYAPRMAVEDRREQLLDAALDVIARDGWQALTMEALAREVDVTRPVVYSAFRDLGAVLAALFARQEERARTVVEQSLPTKEDLADPDAALVRAMGRFVDAVAQDPRGWRLVLLPPDGTPSAIRHVVEQNRQQYADRITELVSWGLEQRGGPAGLDVELAARSILAIIEEAGRLLLVDPERYSAARLEAFVGTIMRALARE is encoded by the coding sequence GTGGCCGCCCGCACCCGTCGCCCGTACGCCCCGCGCATGGCGGTCGAGGACCGCCGCGAGCAGCTGCTCGACGCGGCGCTCGACGTGATCGCCCGCGACGGCTGGCAGGCCCTCACCATGGAGGCGCTCGCGCGCGAGGTCGACGTCACCCGCCCGGTCGTCTACTCCGCCTTCCGCGACCTCGGTGCCGTGCTCGCCGCGCTGTTCGCCCGCCAGGAGGAGCGGGCGCGCACGGTCGTCGAGCAGTCGCTGCCGACCAAGGAGGACCTCGCCGACCCGGACGCCGCGCTCGTGCGCGCGATGGGCCGCTTCGTCGACGCGGTCGCGCAGGACCCGCGCGGCTGGCGGCTCGTGCTCCTGCCCCCCGACGGCACGCCCTCCGCGATCCGGCACGTCGTCGAGCAGAACCGCCAGCAGTACGCGGACCGCATCACCGAGCTCGTCTCCTGGGGGCTCGAGCAGCGCGGCGGTCCCGCCGGGCTCGACGTCGAGCTCGCGGCACGCTCGATCCTCGCGATCATCGAGGAGGCCGGACGGCTGCTGCTCGTCGACCCGGAGCGCTACTCCGCCGCGCGGCTCGAGGCGTTCGTCGGGACGATCATGCGCGCCCTCGCGCGCGAGTAG
- a CDS encoding 2-oxoacid:acceptor oxidoreductase subunit alpha, whose translation MSTVEGPPKRTEVQERVVVRFAGDSGDGMQLAGDRFTAATAALGNDLATLPDFPAEIRAPAGTIGGVSAFQIHFAARDILTPGDKPNVLVAMNPAALKANIALMDRGTTIILNEDAFTVRAIQKAGYEENPLETGELDSYSVKRVPMTTLTQAAVEGLEGVGTRDAQKSRNVFALGLISWLYDRPLDVTEAWIAQKFAKKPHIAAANVAALKAGWSFGETSELIDVQISVPAATDVPAGTYRNVNGTTTTALGLIAASSRSGLPLVLGAYPITPASELLHELSRHAKLGVRTVQAEDEIAAASIALGASFGGRLGVTSTSGPGMDLKTETIGLAVMLELPMVIIDVQRAGPSTGLPTKTEQGDLLQALYGRHGESPMPVVAASTPGQCFEAAYEACRIAVRYRTPVILLTDLFLANSSEPWRIPEPDALPAIDPRFRTSAPSDDDVFLPYSRDDDLARQWAIPGTPGLQHRIGGLEKAELTGAISYEGPNHARMTEVRAAKVAGIEVPDVVVDGDEDATLLVLGWGSSRGAIRAGARRARESGAKVATAHLHNLNPLPANLGDVLRSYDRVLLPEMNCGQLAMVLRARYLVDIESYSRVEGRPLFAPEIEQAILERQS comes from the coding sequence ATGAGCACCGTCGAAGGCCCTCCGAAGAGAACGGAGGTCCAGGAGCGCGTCGTCGTGCGGTTCGCTGGCGACTCCGGTGACGGCATGCAGCTTGCCGGCGACCGGTTCACCGCCGCGACCGCCGCCCTCGGCAACGACCTCGCCACCCTCCCCGACTTCCCCGCCGAGATCCGCGCGCCCGCCGGCACGATCGGCGGCGTCAGCGCCTTCCAGATCCACTTCGCCGCGCGCGACATCCTCACGCCGGGCGACAAGCCCAACGTGCTCGTCGCGATGAACCCCGCGGCGCTCAAGGCGAACATCGCGCTGATGGACCGCGGGACCACGATCATCCTCAACGAGGACGCGTTCACCGTCCGGGCGATCCAGAAGGCCGGCTACGAGGAGAACCCGCTGGAGACCGGCGAGCTCGACTCCTACAGCGTCAAGCGCGTCCCGATGACGACGCTCACGCAGGCCGCGGTCGAGGGGCTCGAGGGCGTCGGCACCCGCGACGCGCAGAAGTCCCGCAACGTCTTCGCGCTCGGACTGATCTCGTGGCTGTACGACCGGCCGCTCGACGTCACCGAGGCGTGGATCGCGCAGAAGTTCGCGAAGAAGCCGCACATCGCCGCCGCGAACGTCGCGGCGCTCAAGGCGGGCTGGAGCTTCGGCGAGACGAGCGAGCTGATCGACGTCCAGATCTCCGTTCCCGCCGCCACCGACGTGCCCGCCGGCACCTACCGCAACGTCAACGGCACGACCACGACTGCGCTCGGCCTGATCGCGGCGAGCTCGCGCAGCGGCCTGCCGCTCGTGCTCGGCGCGTACCCGATCACGCCCGCCTCGGAGCTGCTGCACGAGCTGTCGCGCCACGCGAAGCTCGGGGTGCGCACCGTCCAGGCGGAGGACGAGATCGCCGCCGCGTCGATCGCGCTGGGCGCCTCGTTCGGCGGCCGGCTCGGCGTCACCTCGACCTCCGGCCCCGGCATGGACCTGAAGACCGAGACGATCGGCCTGGCCGTGATGCTCGAGCTGCCGATGGTCATCATCGACGTGCAGCGCGCCGGCCCCTCCACGGGCCTGCCGACGAAGACGGAGCAGGGCGACCTGCTGCAGGCGCTCTACGGCCGGCACGGCGAGTCGCCGATGCCGGTCGTCGCCGCGTCGACGCCGGGGCAGTGCTTCGAGGCCGCCTACGAGGCCTGCCGCATCGCGGTCCGCTACCGCACCCCGGTGATCCTGCTGACCGACCTGTTCCTCGCGAACTCCTCGGAGCCGTGGCGGATCCCGGAGCCCGACGCGCTCCCCGCGATCGACCCGCGGTTCCGGACCAGCGCGCCGTCCGACGACGACGTGTTCCTCCCCTACTCGCGCGACGACGACCTCGCGCGCCAGTGGGCGATCCCCGGCACCCCCGGGCTGCAGCACCGCATCGGCGGACTGGAGAAGGCGGAGCTGACCGGCGCGATCAGCTACGAGGGCCCCAACCACGCGCGCATGACCGAGGTGCGTGCCGCGAAGGTCGCCGGGATCGAGGTCCCCGACGTCGTCGTCGACGGCGACGAGGACGCGACGCTGCTCGTGCTGGGCTGGGGGTCCAGCCGTGGCGCGATCCGGGCGGGCGCCCGCCGCGCGCGCGAGTCCGGCGCGAAGGTCGCCACCGCGCACCTGCACAACCTCAACCCGCTGCCCGCGAACCTCGGCGACGTGCTGCGGTCCTACGACCGCGTGCTGCTGCCGGAGATGAACTGCGGGCAGCTGGCGATGGTGCTGCGCGCCCGCTACCTCGTCGACATCGAGTCCTACAGCAGGGTGGAGGGCCGGCCGCTCTTCGCGCCCGAGATCGAGCAGGCCATCCTGGAGCGTCAGTCATGA
- a CDS encoding 2-oxoacid:ferredoxin oxidoreductase subunit beta, with protein sequence MSTIETPFTKADFQSDAETRWCPGCGDYAILAAVQGFMPELGIPPENVVFVSGIGCAGRFSYYMDTYGMHGIHGRGPALATGLATARDDLSIWVVTGDGDALSIGGNHLIHAMRRNVPVKILLFNNQIYGLTKGQVSPTSERGKVTKSTPFGSSDAPFNPVSLALGADATFVARTIDKDKKHMPEVLRAAAAHPGTALVEIYQNCPVFNDGAFTALTDKDHAALNQIRLVDGEPVVWGPDDARRAVVHGADGDLEVVALADADESRIVVHDARRENPALAFALSRLSSHPDGPTPIGVFRDVSRPVYQADVPPPAAPSAEDLHGLLHAGDTWTVA encoded by the coding sequence ATGAGCACGATCGAGACCCCGTTCACGAAGGCGGACTTCCAGTCCGACGCGGAGACGCGCTGGTGCCCGGGCTGCGGGGACTACGCGATCCTCGCGGCGGTCCAGGGCTTCATGCCCGAGCTCGGCATCCCGCCGGAGAACGTCGTGTTCGTGTCCGGCATCGGCTGCGCCGGGCGCTTCTCCTACTACATGGACACGTACGGGATGCACGGCATCCACGGCCGCGGTCCCGCGCTCGCCACCGGCCTGGCGACCGCGCGCGACGACCTCTCGATCTGGGTCGTCACCGGGGACGGCGACGCGCTGTCGATCGGCGGCAACCACCTCATCCACGCGATGCGCCGCAACGTGCCGGTGAAGATCCTGCTGTTCAACAACCAGATCTACGGGCTGACGAAGGGCCAGGTGTCGCCGACCTCCGAGCGCGGCAAGGTCACGAAGTCGACGCCGTTCGGCTCCAGCGACGCGCCGTTCAACCCGGTGTCGCTCGCGCTCGGCGCCGACGCCACGTTCGTCGCCCGCACCATCGACAAGGACAAGAAGCACATGCCGGAGGTCCTGCGGGCCGCGGCCGCCCACCCGGGCACCGCGCTCGTCGAGATCTACCAGAACTGCCCGGTGTTCAACGACGGGGCGTTCACCGCGCTGACCGACAAGGACCACGCGGCGCTGAACCAGATCCGCCTCGTCGACGGGGAGCCCGTCGTGTGGGGTCCGGACGACGCGCGCCGCGCGGTCGTCCACGGCGCGGACGGCGACCTCGAGGTCGTGGCGCTCGCCGACGCGGACGAGTCGCGGATCGTCGTGCACGACGCGCGTCGGGAGAACCCGGCGCTCGCGTTCGCGCTCTCGCGGCTGTCGTCGCACCCCGACGGGCCGACCCCGATCGGCGTGTTCCGCGACGTCTCCCGCCCGGTCTACCAGGCCGACGTGCCGCCGCCGGCGGCGCCGAGCGCGGAGGACCTCCACGGGCTCCTCCACGCCGGCGACACCTGGACGGTCGCCTGA
- a CDS encoding enoyl-CoA hydratase/isomerase family protein, which yields MSPSPLRTKIADGIARLTLATPANGNSIDPAMAGALKDAAAELAARDDVRVVVLAGEGRFFCVGGSIDYFASADDPRAALHALATDLHDGLLGLAALDAPVVAKVQGAAAGAGMSLVCAADLAIGGPGASFTVAYTGIGLSPDGGSSWLLPRLVGRRVAAELMLTNRRVKADEARALGLLNEVVPEEQLDARVDEIAEKLAAGPVAAHGAVKRLLDRSATATLADQLQAEADSIADLAGSPTGVEGAAAFLAKRPPVFP from the coding sequence ATGTCCCCGAGCCCGCTCCGCACCAAGATCGCCGACGGCATCGCCCGGCTGACCCTCGCGACCCCCGCCAACGGCAACTCGATCGACCCGGCGATGGCCGGCGCGCTGAAGGACGCGGCCGCCGAGCTCGCGGCCCGCGACGACGTGCGCGTCGTCGTGCTCGCGGGCGAGGGCCGGTTCTTCTGCGTCGGCGGCTCGATCGACTACTTCGCCTCCGCGGACGACCCGCGCGCCGCGCTGCACGCGCTGGCGACCGACCTGCACGACGGCCTGCTCGGGCTCGCCGCGCTCGACGCGCCGGTCGTCGCGAAGGTGCAGGGCGCCGCCGCGGGCGCGGGGATGAGCCTCGTGTGCGCGGCGGATCTCGCGATCGGCGGTCCGGGCGCCTCGTTCACGGTCGCGTACACCGGGATCGGCCTGTCCCCCGACGGCGGGTCCTCCTGGCTGCTGCCCCGTCTCGTCGGCCGCCGCGTCGCCGCGGAGCTGATGCTCACCAACCGGCGCGTGAAGGCGGACGAGGCGCGGGCGCTCGGCCTGCTCAACGAGGTCGTGCCGGAGGAGCAGCTCGACGCGCGCGTGGACGAGATCGCCGAGAAGCTCGCCGCTGGCCCGGTCGCCGCGCACGGCGCGGTGAAGCGGCTGCTCGACCGCAGCGCGACGGCGACGCTCGCCGACCAGCTGCAGGCCGAGGCGGACAGCATCGCCGACCTCGCGGGGTCGCCGACGGGCGTCGAGGGCGCGG